One Vigna unguiculata cultivar IT97K-499-35 chromosome 11, ASM411807v1, whole genome shotgun sequence DNA window includes the following coding sequences:
- the LOC114168877 gene encoding uncharacterized protein LOC114168877 yields MDSFSFNNLQAEKAKAMLKHRKLRRVASLLRIIEVCAVLVLVSRFSMQLPVAVRNSGEYFRDLSLFMNSPRFVFLVGNIIIIALFAQFSAQGHNVVVPEPNLYQEFVQNTTKNQEVVAEYGRKKQRVKTGEANISLGKSYRRCETEILRPKRRRVLRRCETEKGRKKIEGVGVDEVARISCPEDGMSNEEFRRTVEAFIAREQRIRREEDYYLM; encoded by the coding sequence atggACTCCTTCAGTTTCAATAACCTGCAAGCAGAGAAAGCCAAAGCCATGCTCAAACACCGCAAGCTTCGAAGGGTCGCAAGCTTGTTACGCATCATCGAAGTGTGTGCGGTTTTGGTGTTGGTTTCAAGGTTCTCCATGCAGCTTCCGGTTGCAGTGAGAAACTCCGGCGAGTATTTCAGAGACCTGTCACTGTTCATGAACAGTCCTCGCTTTGTTTTCCTCGTCGGAAACATCATAATCATCGCACTCTTCGCTCAGTTCTCCGCTCAGGGTCACAACGTTGTTGTCCCGGAGCCTAATCTGTACCAAGAGTTTGTTCAGAATACAACGAAAAACCAAGAAGTTGTGGCAGAGTATGGAAGAAAGAAACAGAGGGTGAAAACAGGGGAAGCGAATATCAGTTTGGGAAAGAGTTATAGAAGGTGCGAAACGGAGATTTTGAGGCCGAAACGACGCCGTGTGTTGCGTAGGTGTGAGACTGAGAAGGGAAGGAAGAAGATCGAAGGTGTTGGTGTTGATGAGGTGGCGCGAATTTCTTGCCCTGAAGATGGAATGAGCAACGAGGAGTTTCGTCGCACTGTGGAGGCTTTCATTGCTAGGGAACAGAGGATTCGAAGAGAAGaagattattatttaatgtaa